CCGCTGGCCAATTCGCCAAAAGCCGCGGGGATTTGAATATTTCCGAAGCTTTCTAACTTCTTAAAGGTATCTGCAGTTGATGGGTGTTGGTACATATCCAAATCCATTGCAGGGGCATAATACACGGGGCATTTTGCCGAAAGGTAGCACGCAAGCAAAAGATTATCGCAGGCGCCATTTGCCATTTTGGAAAGGGTATTGGCAGTGGCTGGAGCAATCAAAAAGAAATCGGCCCACAAAGCCAATTCTACGTGGTTGTTCCATTTGGGCTCTTTAAAGCTGTTTTCTTCTTTTTCATCGGTAAAAGAAGAAAACACTTCGTTCTTTGAAAGCGTTGCGAGGGTAAGTGGAGTAACAAATTCCTTTGCTGAATCTGTCATTACAACTTTTACGTTGGCTCCTTTTTTTATAAGTAATCTAACTAAAAAAGCTGTTTTGTACGCGGCAATCCCGCCGGTAACGCCAAGCAAGATATTTTTCCCGTTCAAAACAGCCATTCTGTTAGTTTTTAAAAGTTATAAATATAACTTTTATTATTCCACTACTTCGTCTTTGGTGTTGCGGTAGTAGATTTTGTTTTCGAGCCATTCCTGTACTGCCAAAGCGTGTGGTTTTGGAAGTCTTTCATAGAACTTAGAAACCTCTATCTGCTCTTTGTTTTCGAAAATTTCTTCCAAACTGTCATTATAAGTGGCAAACTCGTCAAGTTTCTCAAGTAGTTCTTTTTTAATATCACCGTTTATTTGTGAAGCACGTTTCGAAATAATGGAAATAGCCTCATAAATATTATTCGTTGGCTCGTCAATTTTATTTTTGTCAAGCGTAACGGTATTGATTGGCGCATCTGAATTTTTAATATCCATAGTAAAAAATAATTAAATAGTGGGTTCTGTTTCTAAAGGTTCAATTCTACTCTCTATATCCTGATAATTTTCCAATGCTTCGGGAGCGAGGTCTGAATCCTTATAATATTTCATAAAATTATTGTAATAAACTTTTGCCTCGCGCAGACGTTCCTGCACCAAAACGGGAATACTGTTTATAGCCAATTTATAAGCGGCTACAAATCTTCCGTAAAAGGCATCCTTCCTGTAAATTGAGCCAGGATTATCTGTTATAAAATTATCGAAAGCACCAATGGCCGCTTTATAATCCTCTACCCGCAAATATTGCTTTGCGACCTCATATTCCTTTTTTTCCAATTTATTTCGCAACTCTGCCACCAATGTATTTGCCTCGGTGCGTTTGTCTGAGTTTGGATATTGGTTTATAAATTCCTGCAATTTTTCAAGACCTTTATCGGTATCTTTTTGGTCGAGGGAATATCTGGGTGAAAGCTGATAAAAACTTTTTGCAGATTTAAAAGCCGCTATTTCAACACTGTCACTCTGTGGATAGGCTTGGGTAAATCTTTCAAATTGATATCCTGAAAGATAGTAATCTTCCAAGTTGTAATATGTATTTGCGTAGATAAACATCAATTTTTCACCCTGTGGCTTTCCTCTGTATGCTGGCACTAATTGCTCCATCAATTTAAGGCCTTTTCTGTATTTTCCAATTCTGTAAAGTGAATCGGCGAAAGCGTATTTTTTTCCCATATCATCCTTTCGCAACACTTGCTGATACTGGCTACAAGACGAAAGAAGTACGGTTAAACAAAGTAAAATAAAAAGTGGTAATCGCATGGGCTTAAAAAACATCGTGCAAAAATAGGGAATTAAACATGATTGGACAAACTTATTCTTTGGCTAAAATATTGCGCTGAAGGCTATTATTTATAAGCCTTTTGAAATATTTAACGCATTAGCGGAAAAGAACTATTTTAGAAATTCTTGATAAAGGAATCTATTTTGGTCCTCAACCCATCGCTAACTCCCACCAAAGGAAGCCTTACGGTGTCGCCACAAATTCCCAATGATTTAAAAACTGTCTTTATTCCGGCAGGATTTCCCTCAGCGAAAATATAATCGATTGCAGGAGCTATTTTGTAATGGATTTCGTAAGCTTCATCTACTTTTCTATCTAATCCAAGTTTCACCATTTTTGAAAATTCCTTTGGGAAACCTTCGCCAATTACCGAAATTACACCCGCTCCTCCCGCAAGTACCATTGGTAAGGTTATCATATCATCACCAGAAATTACGAGAAAGTCTTTTGGGCAACCAGAAATCAATTTCATTGCCTGTACAATATCTCCGGCCGCTTCTTTAATCGCAATAATTTTTTCAAAATCATTCGCCAAACGGATTACCGTTTCCGGAAGCATGTTTGAAGCTGTTCTTCCGGGAACGTTGTATAAAATTATCGGTAGCGGAGCAGCATTTGCAATTGCAGCAAAGTGTTGATAAATCCCTTCTTGCGTAGGTTTATTGTAAAAAGGAGAAACCGAAAGTATAGCGGTAAAAGCCGATAGGTCACGGGTCTTCATTTCTGAAATTACTTCCTGCGTATTATTGCCGCCAATTCCTAATACCAAAGGTAAACGACC
The Aequorivita iocasae genome window above contains:
- a CDS encoding outer membrane protein assembly factor BamD produces the protein MRLPLFILLCLTVLLSSCSQYQQVLRKDDMGKKYAFADSLYRIGKYRKGLKLMEQLVPAYRGKPQGEKLMFIYANTYYNLEDYYLSGYQFERFTQAYPQSDSVEIAAFKSAKSFYQLSPRYSLDQKDTDKGLEKLQEFINQYPNSDKRTEANTLVAELRNKLEKKEYEVAKQYLRVEDYKAAIGAFDNFITDNPGSIYRKDAFYGRFVAAYKLAINSIPVLVQERLREAKVYYNNFMKYYKDSDLAPEALENYQDIESRIEPLETEPTI
- the dapA gene encoding 4-hydroxy-tetrahydrodipicolinate synthase — encoded protein: MKELVGTGVALITPFNSDFSVDMEGLKNVVNFSIENGIDYLVVLGTTAESATLSKEEKQLVINTIVSANNGRLPLVLGIGGNNTQEVISEMKTRDLSAFTAILSVSPFYNKPTQEGIYQHFAAIANAAPLPIILYNVPGRTASNMLPETVIRLANDFEKIIAIKEAAGDIVQAMKLISGCPKDFLVISGDDMITLPMVLAGGAGVISVIGEGFPKEFSKMVKLGLDRKVDEAYEIHYKIAPAIDYIFAEGNPAGIKTVFKSLGICGDTVRLPLVGVSDGLRTKIDSFIKNF
- a CDS encoding DNA-directed RNA polymerase subunit omega, with the translated sequence MDIKNSDAPINTVTLDKNKIDEPTNNIYEAISIISKRASQINGDIKKELLEKLDEFATYNDSLEEIFENKEQIEVSKFYERLPKPHALAVQEWLENKIYYRNTKDEVVE